In Carya illinoinensis cultivar Pawnee chromosome 6, C.illinoinensisPawnee_v1, whole genome shotgun sequence, a single genomic region encodes these proteins:
- the LOC122312965 gene encoding glutamate synthase [NADH], amyloplastic-like isoform X5: MTSEIHSRFSTNTFPSWDRAQPMRILGHNGEINTLRGNVNWMKAREGLLKCEELGLSKNELKKLLPIVDASSSDSGAFDGVLELLVRAGRSLPEAIMMMIPEAWQNDENMDPHRKALYEYFSALMEPWDGPALITFTDGRYLGATLDRNGLRPGRFYVTHSGRVIMASEVGVVDIPPEDVCRKGRLNPGMMLLVDFENHIVVDDEALKQQYSLERPYSEWLKRQKIELKDIVESVQEFQKVNPVVSVIPASGDDDGLESMGIHGILAPLKAFGYTVEALEMLLLPMAKDGVEPLGSMGNDTPLAVMSNREKLTFEYFKQMFAQVTNPPIDPIREKIVTSMECMIGPEGDLTETTEEQCHRLTLKDPLLSVEEMEAIKKMNYRGWQSKVLDITYSKERGRNGLEETLDRICAEAHDAIKEGYTLLVISDRAFSPNRVAISSLLAVGAVHQHLVKKLERTRVGLIVESAEPREVHHFCTLVGFGADAICPYLAIETIWRLQVDGKIPTKSSGEFHSKEELVRRYFKASNYGMMKVLAKMGISTLASYKGAQIFEALGLSSEVTERCFAGTPSRVEGATFEMLACDTLHLHELAFPSRCFPPKSAEAVALPNPGDYHWRKGGEIHLNDPLAIAKLQEAARTNSVAAYKEYSKLIHKLNKACNLRGLLKFKEAKVKVPLNEVEPASEIVKRFCTGAMSYGSISEEAHIILAIAMNRIGGKSNTGEGGEQPSRMEPLSDGSMNPKRSAIKQVASGRFGVSIYYLTNADELQIKMAQGAKPGEGGELPGHKVVGEIAVTRNSTAGVGLISPPPHHDIYSIEDLAQLIHDLKNSNPTARISVKLVSEAGVGVVASGVVKGHADHVLISGHDGGTGASRWTGIKNAGLPWELGLAETHQTLVANDLRGRTVLQTDGQLKTGRDVAIAALLGAEEFGFSTAPLITLGCIMMRKCHKNTCPVGIATQDPVLRGKFAGEPEHVINFFFMVAEEMREIMSQLGFRTVNEMVGRSDMLEVDKEVIKNNEKLENIDLSLLLRPAAELRPEAAQYCIQKQDHGLDMALDQKLIPMSKAALEKGLPVYIENPIYNVNRAVGTMLSHEVTKRYQMAGLPADTIHIKFTGSAGQSLGAFLCPGITLELEGDSNDYVGKGLSGGKIVVYPPNESMFDPKENIVIGNVALYGATSGEAYFNGMAAERFCVRNSGAKAVVEGVGDHGCEYMTGGTVVVLGRTGRNFAAGMSGGIAYILDVDGKFHSRCNPELVDLDQLEEEDIMTVRMMVQQHQRHTNSQLAREVLANFENLLPKFIKVFPREYKQALANMKAEEASKEAVEGAGKEAEEKYEAELIKKDAFEELKKLAAASLNGNSNQKAEEAEPLKRPACVTDAIKHRGFISYDREGVQYRDPKIRMNDWKEVMEQSKPGALLKTQSARCMDCGTPFCHQENSGCPLGNKIPEFNELVYQNRWREALDRLLETNNFPEFTGRVCPAPCEGSCVLGIIENPVSIKSIECAIIDKAFEEGWMVPRPPLKRTRKRVAVVGSGPAGLAAADQLNRMGHTVTVYERADRIGGLMMYGVPNMKADKVDIIQRRVNLMAEEGVNFLVNANVGTDPLYSLERFREENDAVVLAVGATKPRDLPVPGRELSGVHFAMEFLHANTKSLLDSNLQDGNYISAMGKKVVVIGGGDTGTDCIGTSIRHGCSSIINLELQPEPPQTRAPGNPWPQWPLIFRVDYGHQEAASKFGQDPRSYEVLTKRFVGDENGAVKGVEVVRVHWEKDASGKFQFKEVEGSEETIEADLVLLAMGFLGPESIVAEKLGLERDNRSNFKAEYGRFSTNVGGVFAAGDCRRGQSLVVWAISEGRQTAAQVDKYLIREEKGPAASPVIRDDLTKRHHDLPKLHQDSSKHTVMT, from the exons ATGACTTCTGAG ATACACTCTCGGTTCTCAACAAATACATTTCCTAGTTGGGATCGTGCTCAACCTATGCGTATCTTGGGCCACAATGGAGAAATCAACACACTTAGGGGCAACGTAAACTG GATGAAGGCACGTGAGGGTCTGTTAAAGTGTGAGGAGCTTGGTCTCTCAAAGAATGAGTTAAAGAAGCTTCTACCCATTGTAGATGCCAGTTCATCTGATTCAG GAGCTTTTGATGGTGTCCTTGAGCTTCTAGTTCGAGCTGGCAGAAGTCTCCCTGAAGCTATCATGATGATGATTCCTGAAGCATGGCAAAATGACGAGAATATGGATCCTCATCGAAAGGCATTATATGAATACTTCTCTGCTCTGATGGAGCCATGGGACGGCCCAGCTCTTATAACAT TTACTGATGGCCGCTATCTGGGAGCAACATTGGATCGCAACGGGCTGCGACCTGGTCGTTTCTACGTCACCCACAGTGGACGAGTTATAATGGCCAGTGAAGTTGGTGTAGTAGACATTCCACCTGAAGACGTGTGTAGGAAAGGGAGACTAAACCCTGGCATGATGCTTTTGGTGGATTTTGAAAACCATATTGTTGTTGATGATGAAGCCTTGAAGCAGCAATACTCACTGGAAAGGCCTTATAGCGAGTGGCTTAAAAGGCAAAAAATTGAACTCAAAGACATAGTTGAATCTGTTCAGGAATTTCAAAAAGTCAATCCAGTTGTGAGTGTAATTCCG GCATCTGgagatgatgatggcttggAAAGCATGGGAATTCATGGTATATTGGCTCCATTAAAAGCTTTTGG TTACACTGTTGAAGCCTTGGAAATGTTGTTGCTTCCCATGGCAAAAGATGGTGTAGAGCCCCTTGGATCAATGGGAAATGATACTCCCTTAGCTGTAATGTCTAACAGAGAAAAGCTCACTTTTGAATACTTCAAGCAAATGTTTGCTCAGGTGACGAACCCTCCAATCGATCCCATTCGGGAGAAGATAGTCACCTCAATGGAGTGCATGATTGGTCCAGAAGGAGACCTGACGGAAACCACTGAAGAACAGTGTCATCGACTCACACTAAAAGATCCTCTCTTATCCGTTGAAGAAATGGAAGCAATAAAAAAGATGAATTATAGAGGTTGGCAAAGCAAGGTTCTGGACATAACTTATTCGAAAGAACGAGGTAGGAATGGACTGGAGGAGACCTTGGATAGGATTTGTGCTGAAGCACATGATGCGATTAAAGAGGGTTATACCTTACTTGTGATTTCTGATAGAG CTTTCTCACCTAATCGCGTTGCGATAAGCTCCCTCTTGGCTGTTGGTGCCGTCCATCAACATCTTGTTAAGAAACTTGAGCGCACTCGAGTTGGGTTGATAGTTGAAAGTGCTGAGCCACGTGAAGTGCACCACTTCTGTACGCTTGTTGGGTTTGGTGCAGATGCTATATGCCCATACTTGGCTATCGAAACCATTTGGAGATTGCAAGTTGATGGAAAGATCCCAACAAAATCAAGTGGTGAATTCCACTCAAAGGAAGAGCTGGTTAGGAGGTACTTCAAAGCAAGCAACTATGGAATGATGAAGGTTCTTGCTAAGATGGGGATATCAACTTTGGCCTCTTACAAGGGTGCTCAGATATTTGAAGCTCTCGGTCTTTCGTCAGAAGTGACAGAGAGGTGCTTTGCAGGCACTCCAAGTAGAGTTGAGGGTGCAACATTTGAGATGCTTGCTTGTGATACACTTCATCTGCATGAGTTGGCATTTCCCTCTCGGTGCTTTCCTCCCAAAAGTGCGGAAGCTGTAGCACTGCCTAACCCAGGTGATTATCATTGGAGGAAAGGTGGTGAGATTCACCTCAATGATCCCCTTGCAATAGCAAAGCTACAAGAGGCTGCCCGAACCAACAGTGTTGCTGCCTACAAAGAGTACTCCAAGCTTATCCATAAATTGAATAAAGCCTGCAATTTGCGGgggttattaaaatttaaagaggCAAAGGTGAAAGTCCCTTTGAATGAAGTGGAACCTGCCAGCGAGATTGTCAAACGGTTCTGTACTGGGGCCATGAGTTATGGATCCATATCAGAGGAGGCTCACATAATCCTGGCTATTGCTATGAATAGAATTGGAGGAAAGTCGAATACAG GCGAGGGAGGTGAGCAGCCATCTCGTATGGAACCTCTTTCAGATGGTTCCATGAACCCAAAAAGAAGTGCAATTAAGCAGGTTGCGAGTGGAAGATTTGGAGTTTCAATTTATTATCTTACCAATGCTGatgaattacaaataaaaatggCTCAG GGGGCAAAGCCTGGTGAAGGAGGTGAACTTCCAGGTCACAAGGTCGTAGGAGAAATTGCGGTCACCAGGAATTCTACCGCTGGGGTGGGACTGATTAGTCCACCACcccatcatgatatatattcaATTGAAGACCTCGCCCAATTAATTCATGATCTTAAG AACTCCAACCCAACGGCTCGAATTAGTGTGAAGTTGGTATCTGAAGCTGGTGTGGGAGTAGTTGCTAGTGGAGTAGTGAAGGGGCATGCCGACCATGTCTTGATCTCAGGTCATGATGGAGGTACAGGGGCCTCTAGATGGACGGGAATCAAGAATGCTGGGCTCCCGTGGGAACTTGGTTTGGCTGAGACTCACCAGACATTGGTTGCTAATGACCTTCGCGGTCGAACAGTTCTCCAGACAGATGGGCAGCTGAAAACGGGAAGAGATGTGGCCATAGCCGCTCTTCTTGGTGCAGAAGAATTTGGCTTCAGCACAGCACCTCTCATTACACTTGGTTGCATCATGATGCGGAAGTGCCACAAAAATACCTGTCCTGTTGGCATTGCCACTCAAGATCCAGTACTTAGAGGAAAGTTTGCTGGAGAACCGGAACATGttattaactttttcttcaTGGTAGCAGAGGAAATGAGGGAAATTATGTCACAGTTAGGGTTTCGAACTGTAAATGAGATGGTTGGCCGTTCAGATATGCTTGAAGTTGATAAAGAAGTGATTAAGAACAATGAGAAGCTGGAGAATATTGATCTATCTCTTTTACTTAGACCTGCAGCTGAGCTTCGGCCTGAAGCGGCACAGTACTGTATCCAGAAACAGGATCATGGCTTGGACATGGCTTTGGACCAAAAACTTATTCCAATGTCCAAAGCTGCATTAGAAAAGGGTCTTCCTGTTTACATTGAAAATCCAATCTACAATGTGAACCGTGCTGTTGGAACAATGCTTAGCCATGAAGTGACTAAACGCTATCAAATGGCGGGGCTTCCTGCAGATACCATCCATATCAAATTCACTGGAAGTGCAGGTCAGAGCCTTGGAGCATTCCTCTGCCCTGGAATCACGCTTGAGCTTGAAGGTGACAGCAATGACTATGTTGGTAAAGGATTATCTGGTGGCAAGATTGTAGTTTATCCTCCAAATGAAAGCATGTTTGATCCCAAAGAAAACATTGTAATAGGTAATGTGGCTCTCTATGGGGCAACAAGTGGAGAGGCATATTTCAATGGGATGGCAGCAGAAAGATTCTGTGTACGTAATTCAGGGGCCAAGGCAGTTGTGGAAGGTGTAGGCGATCATGGATGCGAGTATATGACTGGTGGTACTGTTGTTGTGCTTGGAAGAACTGGTAGGAATTTTGCTGCTGGTATGAGTGGTGGCATTGCTTACATTCTTGATGTGGATGGAAAATTCCATTCTCGATGCAATCCTGAGCTTGTGGATCTTGATCAACTTGAAGAGGAGGATATCATGACTGTTAGAATGATGGTTCAGCAACACCAACGTCACACAAACAGCCAGCTAGCGAGAGAAGTACTTGCTAACTTTGAGAATCTTCTCCCTAAATTCATTAAGGTTTTCCCAAGGGAGTATAAACAGGCTCTTGCAAACATGAAAGCAGAGGAAGCCTCCAAGGAGGCTGTGGAAGGTGCTGGTAAAGAAGCTGAGGAAAAATATGAGGCTGaactaataaaaaaagatgCTTTTGAAGAGCTAAAAAAGTTAGCAGCTGCATCTTTAAATGGGAATTCTAATCAG AAGGCAGAAGAGGCTGAACCATTGAAGAGGCCTGCATGCGTTACTGATGCTATTAAACATCGAGGTTTTATTTCTTATGATCGTGAGGGTGTTCAATACAGGGATCCCAAGATCCGGATGAATGACTGGAAGGAAGTTATGGAGCAATCAAAACCTGGCGCACTTCTCAAAACTCAGTCTGCACGTTGCATGGATTGTGGTACTCCTTTCTGCCATCAG GAGAATTCCGGATGTCCTCTTGGAAACAAAATACCTGAATTCAATGAGTTAGTGTACCAAAATCGATGGCGTGAAGCATTAGACCGGCTCCTTGAGACAAATAATTTCCCTGAGTTTACTGGCCGAGTGTGTCCagcaccttgtgaaggttcttgTGTACTGGGCATTATTGAGAATCCTGTATCTATCAAGAGCATTGAGTGTGCGATTATAGACAAGGCATTTGAGGAGGGATGGATGGTACCACGACCTCCTCTCAAGAGAACTAG GAAAAGAGTGGCTGTTGTTGGAAGTGGACCAGCTGGCTTAGCTGCTGCAGATCAGCTAAACAGAATGGGTCACACAGTGACGGTGTATGAACGCGCTGACAGAATTGGAGGTCTTATGATGTATGGTGTTCCGAATATGAAGGCTGACAAAGTGGATATAATTCAACGGCGAGTGAACCTTATGGCTGAAGAAGGTGTCAATTTTTTGGTTAATGCTAATGTTGGAACTGATCCGTTGTACTCTCTTGAACGTTTTCGAGAGGAAAATGATGCTGTTGTGTTGGCTGTTGGAGCCACAAAACCAAG GGACCTTCCTGTACCAGGACGGGAGCTATCAGGAGTCCATTTTGCAATGGAGTTTCTTCATGCAAACACCAAAAGCTTGCTTGACAGCAATTTACAGGATGGCAATTACATTTCTGCCATGGGAAAGAAAGTAGTGGTCATTGGTGGAGGTGACACTGGCACAGATTGCATAGGGACATCTATTCGGCATGGCTGTAGTAGCATCATAAACTTAGAGCTTCAACCTGAACCACCACAAACCAGGGCACCAGGCAACCCTTGGCCACAG TGGCCTCTTATATTCCGTGTAGACTATGGTCATCAGGAAGCTGCTTCCAAGTTTGGACAAGACCCAAGATCTTATGAGGTATTGACCAAGCGGTTTGTGGGAGATGAGAATGGTGCAGTTAAAGGAGTTGAAGTTGTACGTGTCCACTGGGAGAAGGATGCTAGTGGAAAGTTTCAATTCAAGGAAGTTGAGGGCTCTGAGGAGACTATCGAGGCTGACCTTGTCCTGCTAGCCATGGGATTCCTTGGCCCTGAGTCG ATAGTAGCAGAAAAGTTGGGATTGGAGCGAGACAATCGATCAAACTTCAAGGCCGAGTATGGCCGTTTCTCAACCAATGTGGGTGGGGTCTTTGCGGCTGGTGATTGCCGGCGTGGCCAGTCCTTGGTGGTATGGGCAATATCTGAAGGCCGACAAACCGCTGCCCAGGTTGACAAATATCTtataagagaagaaaaaggCCCTGCTGCTAGCCCTGTGATCCGGGATGATCTTACCAAGAGGCATCATGATCTTCCCAAGCTGCACCAAGACAGTAGCAAACACACAGTAATGACATAG